A stretch of DNA from Diospyros lotus cultivar Yz01 chromosome 14, ASM1463336v1, whole genome shotgun sequence:
TTACTTGCTTGTTATTATACTATAAAAGAAGCTTGCCCTAAAAGTTTCCACACTGTTCAAATGAATATTGTTATTTTGGTTGATATGTTGTATCCAAGATTTGGTGTTTGGTTTTAGGGATGTTTGTTAAGTTTAATTAGAATATATAGAATGTGTGATtgtgatttaattgaaaatatatatagtagGTTATTCATGCGTGGTTCTGGTAAGCCACTTTTTTCCTGACTAAAACAAACCTCACTAGAACTAGAAGGCTTTTATCACTTTAATCAACAGCTTTGTCCCTAAAAACGGGAATGTTAGTGACATCCAGCTCCAATCACAACTAAATTCCTGCTGTTGTGACGATCAACTTAAGGTTGCCATTTTTAGTGGCAGTCTCTGGAGGGAGGGTTTTTGGTGAGGATCGTCATCACGAAAGTCTCTCTAGTGGTGGCAAAAAGTGGTCCCTGCCCTGCGTGTCTTCTTTTTTTGTGAGTTGGATATTAATGGATGAATGGAGAGAAACACGACATGTTATGTTGCGATGAAGAAGGCCCATATATACTAACAGGCCCACTCACTCTTTGTGCTAAGCAACTctttcctcttttttctttttgcttttttgcCCTAAGAAAGTTCAAGTCTGGTTCCTTCTCTTAAAAAGGGATGATCTGTCTGTTGCACGCAAACGTTTTCTATAACTCTCTGCTTCCCTTTGATCGCATGGTCCATTCTTGCAATCTTACCTCTAAACTTTTggacaataattatttataaattatatgtcatttttttaaaagGCATGGATGGAAGTAGTTTATGGTTTAGGTTTAGAGTATGTCCTCCTTTGTTGTCCCACTAattattgaatcaaatttacaTCTTAATATGATTAAGTTAGTTTTTACCTCTTCCATCATAACTCTTGGTGCCATACGCATCTTTCTCAATTCACCTTGTTTCCTCtagtatatttaaattattttaataatttaaatattttatcctcaataagtattaattcaactttattataaataactttttcttaattatacctatattttgcacatgttaaATTCAAATCTTATCCGTAGCATTATCcgtaattatttttgtattaaactacaatatgtattaaataatatcctAATCATTGTTCAAGATACAATAAATCTATCTTGGAATGCGCTCTCTTGCAAACGTCTCTCCACCGAAGCCCCACTCATGTGGAGAGAAGGTAAATCTTAGCATACCCGAGCAAGCAGCTGCGAGCTCTCTTTGCGAACGTCTCTCCATCGAAGCTCAGTCATGTGGAGAGGAGATAAATCCCCACACACTTGAGCAAGTAGCTGCGAGAGGATTCGAACCTGAACTTTTGGGCTTTCCCACCCCTCATGGAAACCTCTCGAGCGCCCCTAGGGGCCTATAATAAATCTATCTTAGTTTTACATAAtgtgtatttgttaaattttattattaatttcaaaatatttaaattacgtatattacattttaattaGCATTACCTTATATTCAATTTATAACTTGCTTGAAACTTTTGAATTCTAATATGTTCTTTCATGTATTTACGcttctatttaatttatcaaaacaaatatCAACTTACAATAATATACGTCATgacattttcttttaataacaaaaaagaaaaactcacGATCACAAgttgagaaatttaaattttaatcctATTTCAAATTAGTCAAATCTTATGCCGCTTATAGATTTTCACTAATTTTTGGTGGCCCAGTctaaaatcaaaaatcaattacaattaatataatatttattatttattaataaaatacatttaaaatttaaaatatacatgtaatatatacaatttttaaaattttatattgaaaaagaaaaaatatttaggatTAGACTAAACTAATCCAATCTAGTTCAATTTTTAGGTTTAGGACATTTAAGAATCTCGACCTTAATTCAAACCAATATAGAGTGAATTCAGTTCAGATTAAATTAACATCATTAACCACAACCTTCAGTCAATTGAGTTCATCTATAGATGAAGTCCGCTTATTGCATATTGTTTTCAACaaccaaataattttattgattgatattAAATTGTTCTTAAAACAATAGTCTccgtataaaaaaaataccaataaaGTGATTCtcgtcattaaaaataaaaaaataataataataatataaaataagatttatgtGTGTCAacgttcagaattggtcgacTATGATTTATTAACCTGTATTGGTGTAATGAAttcaagaaagagagaatggaTTATCTGGTTCGATTTGTTAACCCACCGACTGGTCCTTGTAAAGTACTCTGACACTCAAATGAGTAAACAAGTAAGTAAATGCAGAGTATTAGCAAGTTGGCAGAAAAAACATAATAAGGCTCTCAAAAATGCTGGTTGATATATGGGAGGAGaagatgtcctcctgcatgtgTTGTACATCTGCAGGTGATGGGATAGAGTATCTGGCGTCGACGGGAATGCCTATGCAGCAGCAAGGTGCCGACGGGACactcattaatgaggatgaaatCTAAGGTAAACTCGCGAAAATCCAGACACaactgtaatgatgttgttgcaagaGACTAGAATGGGACTGACATGGGCTGATCAAATGGACCGAGAAGACCAGGCTAGATTGGGCCTGGATGGCCCAGCTAGGACGGCCCTTAGCCTactaatattttctttcacatGACATTCTCGTTATGCGAGCTAATTGGCTAAATGGGCGAATTGCAATGGTTGCTAGAGCTCGCTCAAAGTGtagttgggagctcgctcgGATAGGCCGACGAGCCAGAGACATTGCTATGAGCTCGCTTAGCCTTGAGATCCGAGCTCGGACTCCAGTAATGTGCGAACTTGTTTCGACGAATTCAGTTTGAGATCTACTAGGCCTCATGTGATTGGGTCGAGATCTACCCGTAACAATGTTTAACAATGATCAaccaattaaattatttaaaacaataattagcattattaattataaaatatcactattaaATTATAAAGGCTTAATACATCTTAAGGTCCCTcaactattacaaaatataacattGAATCCCTCACCTAAAAAACCTCAAGATTCggtctttaaacaattaaaaatatatctttttagtCCTTGCCGTCAATGCGAGTAAAGAGCTCCATTATGTTTGTCCCAaacctatatatacacatacatccagctttgtatatatatacatatacacaaacacacaaagggctgcggccatggcagtcacCGCCATGGACGCATCGCCTACACTGGACTTTCTCTGACTCTCTCTTTCTGTAATGTCCTTTTCTTCATCATCTGATTTGCTGTATCTTTAAGCCTCTGTAGGGACTTTCACTTGTCTTTTcgtattttcttcttctttaaatttagattcagagagagagagaataagccACAAGACATCGCCACACCTCTTCAAATCCATACCCTCAAACTCAGATATTTTCTCGACTTTCCACCATTAAAGCCACCCACCCTGTCTTTCTTCCTTTAATCTCCAGCCTCAACGCCAACAGTTACTTTTCTCCCCGCATCAACGGCTACTCCCTATGCTCCCCGCAGAGAGAAACTGACCACTTACAGATTCCcgatctagagagagagaacacaCTGATCAATATCGAGATGGATTTCAGCTCCTTCTTGACGTCACTCGGGATTATAAATAGCAGTATGATTAAATGCCAAACATGAATGCAAATGAATTTTTAGCTgtcaaaatttaaacttaagcATTCAACATGCAATTTGTATTCTGTGCTTTCATAATTGAAAGGAATAAGGCATGCGAGCAAGAGATTTTTATTATCTATCTACCAGCAATAACGTGAATTCGAGACAAACTCCATTTCCATGGCGCTAAAACCAAAACTAGAGTCCCATTCAATAGCGACCACTAGCGGGTCAGGTGAAGCCACAACTGTAGTAGCCCAAACCAACCCCCATTGTTCCCCATGTACCTGtgcagtatatatatagagagagagagagagaaagagaagggggATGGGTCtgtaaagtatatatatatagagagaagaGGGGCGCAACCATGGGAGGGGAGTCACTACAGGAAAAAGGAGTATTGCCGGCGAAGTTTTCCCGGCGGTTTAAAGAATTGTCGGGAATACACCAAAATTCCCAGCGGTTTAATAAACCGCCGGGGATTTAACACAATCCCCGGCGATTTTAGGAACTGCCGGTGATGTTGGCCCATACCCGGCGGTTTAAAAGCCGCCGGGGATACTATTTAATAGGCACAGCCAAAATTACCCCCTCCTTCTCGCGCCCCCGCCCAAATCTGCCTCTCATCCCCTAGCCTTCTCTTCCAAAACCCCCCCTGCAAACCCTAGAACCCTCTCTTGCTCGCTCACTCGACCTCGCTCTCGCCGTTGCCTCCCTTGCCCTCGCTGCTCACTCTCGTCGCTgcctccctcgccctcgctgctcgctctcgccctcttcGTCTCGGTCTCACTCGCCCTCAATCGCTCTCGCCTTCGCCCTCAAAAAAGGTTAGCCTCAAGCTTCTACTTTGATTTGGATTGACGAACAGAGCCCTTGAATCTGTTCGTAAATCCAAATCCATATAAATTTGGTTATAGATCTTGTATAATGTATTTGGTATTTGTGCTGGATTAACGCTATTCCGTTTTAATCTTTGTTTTCTGAGATCTGATTTCCGTTTGATATTGGAATTGTGCCAATTTGAGCAGATATGATAGTTATAGTGATTTCAATGGGATTGATTATGTTCTCGTGATGTTCATGATGCTTCcagtaaattaatatttgaaattttcaatacATGATATGATAAATGATAGgatttatatatcaatttaaagTGAATTGAGTTTAAGTTTGAGTTTTAGGATTTATATAGGAATAGGTTTGCTTACCCTACAAGCAGGAACATCAAAaagtattaatttaattgtatGATCTCAACATATTCCATTTGTTGAGAATAGCTACTGATCAGGAATTAATTTTGCTTTCCCATTGTACAAACAAGTGGAGAATAGCTACTGATCAGGAATTAATTTCAGTTTTAACGCGCGTAACTGGAAGTCATTgattgaaatttcttttttctccgTGGTAACACGATTGACTTAACAGAAGTGAATTACGAAGCACGCGATCGTTTTCTTGTAGGTCGTGATCGAGCGTGATTCTAATGCACTCGAGGAACATAAATTTGAAGATAGAGGTATTTGGTAGAGTTTTTTTAGCGAATTCTTAATCACTTTAAGTTTATGGTTTGCATGAAGTTTAATTGACTCTACAGCTGTTAGCATAGGTTGAAGGTTAGGGAAAGAGAGGAAGTGCTGAGATACTGTTGCAAAATGATATTTCAAATAAGTTGGAGGTTTGTAAAGATGTTCTCAAGACAAGGGATGGAATAAATCGATTAGCGCTTTACCACTCTTCAGTTGGCAAGTTGTTGCCAATCTTTGGGTTTATATTTCAGGAGTTACTCTAAAATTATGATTGTTATTTATTAGATAATGTTAATAGAACTGCATCTTAAGTGGAGTAGAACAAGCAATGAATTGTTTTATTACATAGAACAATGAAGATAATGATGTCAAGTTGGTTGGAAATAGAAACGTGACAGGTGAAGCCATTCCTATTTCTAGCATGCTCCTCTTTTTTTATTCCATTTTAAAATGTATAGtataaaacattatttattaaataattggcTGTTCATTGCtaaattcttgtcatttatCACCCAAGTGTGAGAACTAATGTGAAGACGTAGAGCAGGAGATCAATCCACTAGGCTCAAGgaattttctattttgtcttTGGGTCTACATAAAaaaggaagggaaaaaaaaaaaaaaaggcagcaaTGCAAATCCATGCACAGTCAGTTTTCTTGGTAGAACAGTAACAACTGGGGTGCTGAATATGAATTTAAGGAACTAGCCACTTTGTACAACTAATGCCATTGGTTAGTTGACAGTTTTCTAACATTGAGCATACCTCATCAATGACTCCACCTTTGCTTCTTTTCGCTTGCTCTCGcactcttgttctttttttacCCCACAAAATGCTTTGATATATTCTTTAGTCTTTGATAATCTTCTTCATTGCTCTTCTCAACCTTGGACTTATCTTTAGTCTTGGATATATTCTTTAGTCTTTGATAATATTCTTTAGAACTAAGTTGAACATAAATTTTCCCCACATTGGACTTATCTTTTGCTTGGCTAGATTAGATAAGATAGTTGTCCAACTAATTAATTTAGGCTTCTATCAATATTTGTCATCATTCATTACGAGAGACTAACTAAATTTACTAGGTTCTTGTTGAAATTTAAGTGCTATTGTCATTAGTGATCGGGTTAATTATGATCTTGAGTCAAGAGACAAAACTCTCAactttgtatattaatttttttttttacactatttaATTGTCctctatttgtttattttaagaGGACAAATGTTAGAAagcataataatttatatttataatatcaaaggattaaggataattttaaaagttgGAGAGAGGAGGCAATTGCCCACCCTCAAAGATATGTAGTAATTCTGCCCTGATTGCCATTTATTATTCACTTGGATAAAACATcacaaatgaaaaatttaggAGAGTTCATCCTCATGAGCTTTGTATGCTTTTGGATTTATAACTGTCAAGTTCCTTTCAATAGAGAAGGAAAtgacaagatatatatatatatatatagttgggcTATTTGGATATAGTAATGATGCATGCATGCACGGTCCAGAACTCCCGATTAAGTTGGATGGGATGGGAGTGGTCGATATCCAATATTCTCATGGGCGTTGCGGGCAATCAAAGAGAAGAGGAGGTTGTGTTTGCCTAGTTCAATATTGGAATGAAATGAGTGAGAGGTGGATTCATCTCAAGACACTCTCTACGTACCTTACCAATGAAGTGAGAGGTGGCTTTATTTGTTTTGTACACAATAAATCAATCACTTACGTACCAAActctttttttgttcttcttcttcttgttgtttaTGATTATTTGTTTTGGTTACGTGCAAGTAGAAGTTGGATGTtgatgtatttgattatttgttttgGTTACAttcctttgccggcggttttaaaactgccggcaaaggaagaataaaataaatatattttgccGGCAGTTTTAAAATCGTTAGCAAAGGAAGAATTATATTTTGCCGGCAATTTTAAAATCGTCAGTAAAGGAAGAATTTTTCCGGCAGTTTTAAAACCACCGGTAAAGTAAGAATTTTGCCGGCGATTTTTAAGAACTGTCGGGAATTATTACTTTAACCAGCAGTTTATCAAAACCACtggtaattaatttttccaGGCGATTTTCAACCGCCGAAAACCTTTCCCGACGCCGGTATTTTCGACGGTTATAATTACCGCCAGTAAAATATTTACCGAcgatttttcaactttttccgGCGATTTTTTCATCGTCGAAAAAAGTTGAAACTCTTGTAGTGAGTGGGTCTGTGCACTgggcagtatatatatatatatatatataaaatagtaaGAGAGGGGGGTCGCGGCCATGGGAGAGGGTGGGTCTGTGCActgtgcaatatatatatagagagagaataggAAGATGGGTCtatacagtatatatatatagagagagagagaaagagggctACGACCATGACAAGAGGAAGTGATGACTGTGGCCATGGGAGGGGGTGGATCTGAGCAAGTCGAAGTGCACATGAAATGCCAAGTACATGCAAATGCAAGAAtataataacaattaaaataatataaaatcattttgaattACTTGTTTTGTCAGGCATCTTAAACAGTGCGTGATGTCACACACAAATAGATATAAAcgataagaattaaaaatatatatttttaattatttaaagactgaatcttaaaatttttttaggTGAAGaatttaatatcatattttttaatagatcAGGAATTTTAAGATATATTAATAAGCCAATTATAAAATCATTATTGCTTATATAAAAAATCTGTAAAAGTGGCATTCGACAATTTCACAAAGCTGATTGATACTTACATCCCAATCCCAATAACAAAAGAGAAGATTCaaaatactaaaaccaaaataaaactaaaattataccacaaaagaaaacaaataaaaattaaaaataagaagcGAAAACTTGAATCAGTCCACCAACGAAAGGACATAGAAAACTTCCGAGTCCCAAGACCCCGAAATTACGCCTTTGCCCTTCACTCCCATCCTCCAACAGGTGGCGTCATCAAGCTCGGACtcttgtaaaaataaaataatcctccaaaaaaatatagaaaagggCAATACGATTGTGCATCGAGGTGTACGGGGAACGCTGAACCCGCGAGCCAAATCCGCCAATCGAACGGCCGCTATTTCCATGGCTGGAGGGAGAGGACTATGATCAGGATGATGACCAAGAGCAGAATAATGGCGAAGCAGGTCCACTTGCGCGTGTTCTTCTGGTGCTTGCGAGCCACATGGAGCTGCTGAGCCCCTCTGCTCACGAATGAGCTGGCTCGGTTCACCTGAGCCTCGATGTCGTCGAGCTGCTCGCCCTGCGTCTCAACCAGCACCGCCATGTCCATGAACACCTGGTGCAGCTCCTTCAGGTTCCTCTCCATCTCCTTCACCCCCTCGTGCCGCTCCTGGATCTCCATGATCGTGTCCAGGACCTTCCCCCGTCCTTGCTCCTGGATCGCCTTCTGCAGGAACGTCTCGCTCTCGCCCGTCGAGATCAGCCGGTCGATCGTCGACTCGTCGGCGTTCTCGCCTGTCACCGTGTAGTACCGCCGCTGCACGGTCTCCTTGTACTCGCCGGCGATCTGTTGCCGGAGCGCGTTGAAGGAGTTCATCGACTCCTGCAACTTTTTACGGAGGCCGTTGACGACGGAGGTGCGGGTCCGATCCGAGGAGCTGCCCGGTCCGCAGCCGGGGAGGCTCCGGTTCGCGGCGTTGGACCGGTCGAGGGCCTCGAGCCGGACCTTGATCATCTTGGCCTTCTTCAAGGCCGAAGCGACGTCGTTGTCCATCTGCGAACGAAGGTTTTTCACGGCCTTGGCGTTGTGGAGGGTCTTGCTCTGCTCGTTGGCGCTCTGGAGATTGGCGCAGAGAGTCTCGAGCTCCCGGAGATCGTCCTTGATGGCCTCCACGTCCTCGAAGAACTTGTCGAGGTTGACGCCGCCGGTGGAATTCGCCGACATCTGGACGCTGCGCGGAGAACCATCGTCGCGGTAGCGAGAGAATGAGCCTGAAAATATATCGTTCATCGTCGTTGATGACTCGAACCTCCAATTAATTCACTGGTCCGATTCTGCAGTATATGGCAATGAAATTTGTTAAGAGAATAGGGAGGCAGAGGTGTGGGGATTGGGGGGAAGAGAATCGGAACTGGGTTTTGGGTATGGAATGAAggtttttagagagagagaaatgggaaGTTTGAAAACGCGTCTTGGCTGCCGGATTGGGTGGGTAAGACTCGTCAA
This window harbors:
- the LOC127791064 gene encoding syntaxin-121-like, giving the protein MNDIFSGSFSRYRDDGSPRSVQMSANSTGGVNLDKFFEDVEAIKDDLRELETLCANLQSANEQSKTLHNAKAVKNLRSQMDNDVASALKKAKMIKVRLEALDRSNAANRSLPGCGPGSSSDRTRTSVVNGLRKKLQESMNSFNALRQQIAGEYKETVQRRYYTVTGENADESTIDRLISTGESETFLQKAIQEQGRGKVLDTIMEIQERHEGVKEMERNLKELHQVFMDMAVLVETQGEQLDDIEAQVNRASSFVSRGAQQLHVARKHQKNTRKWTCFAIILLLVIILIIVLSLQPWK